Proteins encoded by one window of Cylindrospermum stagnale PCC 7417:
- a CDS encoding Uma2 family endonuclease, protein MIQSLPKTKPVTFEEFVEWKPEGKRYELHNGVIFEMAQPLGDHEDITSFLAERITAEYLRLNLPYRIPKTVLVKPLENESGYSPDVLVLDRSNLTNEPLWKKESTVTQGASIPLVIEVVSTNWRVDYLTKVKDYVEIGIPEYWIVDYLALGGTPYIGDPKQPTISIYELVNGEYRVSQFRGTDRIVSPTFPDLNLTANQIFQAGA, encoded by the coding sequence ATGATTCAATCGCTACCCAAAACTAAACCAGTAACGTTTGAAGAGTTTGTGGAATGGAAGCCAGAAGGAAAGCGGTATGAATTACACAACGGAGTGATTTTTGAGATGGCACAACCGTTAGGAGATCATGAAGATATTACTAGTTTTTTGGCTGAGAGAATCACGGCTGAATATCTTCGCTTAAATTTACCCTACCGTATTCCTAAAACTGTACTGGTTAAACCGCTTGAAAACGAATCAGGTTATTCACCAGATGTTTTAGTGCTGGATCGCTCTAATTTAACAAATGAGCCGTTATGGAAAAAAGAATCTACAGTTACTCAGGGTGCATCAATACCGTTAGTTATTGAAGTTGTCAGCACCAACTGGCGGGTTGATTACTTAACTAAGGTTAAAGATTATGTAGAGATTGGCATCCCTGAGTACTGGATAGTTGATTACTTAGCTTTGGGCGGAACTCCCTACATAGGCGACCCAAAACAACCAACCATTTCGATCTATGAGTTAGTAAACGGGGAATATCGAGTTAGTCAATTTAGAGGAACTGACCGGATAGTATCACCAACTTTCCCAGACTTAAACCTGACTGCTAACCAGATTTTTCAAGCTGGTGCATAG
- the secG gene encoding preprotein translocase subunit SecG: MTVSSIVQGIWAFSALGLIILVLLHSPKGDGIGSIGGQAQLFSSTKSAENTLNRVTWALVVIFLGLTVVLSAGWLPK; encoded by the coding sequence ATGACAGTTAGTTCCATCGTGCAAGGTATTTGGGCATTTTCTGCCCTTGGTCTGATCATCCTAGTATTACTCCATAGCCCCAAAGGTGATGGTATTGGCTCAATTGGCGGACAAGCCCAGTTGTTTAGCAGCACCAAGAGTGCAGAAAATACACTAAACCGAGTTACTTGGGCATTAGTAGTGATTTTTCTCGGTTTAACAGTGGTTTTAAGTGCCGGTTGGTTGCCTAAATAG
- a CDS encoding DUF29 domain-containing protein — MTAIIDIKTLYESNYLQWLEETIKCLKNRQLADIDCENLIDELEDLAKNEKRRVRSLLEQIIRHLLLYQYWGLEKPRNANHWAAEITSFRNQLNEDLTANLRNHLEENFRIIYSYALDYVKAKTTLTNLPEVCPYTLEQILDKNWLP, encoded by the coding sequence ATGACTGCAATCATTGACATAAAAACTTTATATGAATCCAACTACCTGCAATGGTTAGAGGAGACTATTAAATGTCTCAAAAATCGCCAATTGGCAGATATTGACTGTGAAAATTTAATAGACGAATTGGAAGATTTGGCTAAAAACGAAAAAAGGCGAGTAAGAAGTCTGTTGGAACAGATTATTAGACATTTATTGCTTTATCAATATTGGGGTTTAGAAAAGCCAAGAAATGCTAATCATTGGGCAGCAGAAATTACCAGTTTTCGTAATCAACTAAATGAAGATTTAACTGCCAATTTACGCAACCATCTAGAGGAAAATTTCAGGATTATTTATAGTTATGCATTAGATTATGTTAAAGCTAAAACAACGCTAACTAATTTACCTGAAGTATGTCCTTATACCTTAGAGCAAATTTTAGATAAGAATTGGTTGCCTTAA
- a CDS encoding glycosyltransferase family 4 protein: protein MRIAWIGKKSPFCGNVTYSREITNALLDRGHQVSFLHFAQEESQPNNWPNCQEVSLPFIYKSQVYTIPTFKATKVLTDSLRQIKPDIVHASLTLSPLDFVLPEICEELNLPLIATFHTPFAGKGAKLISGTQFLAYQLYAPFLGNYDRVIVFSQIQRELLARLGVGEEKIAVIPNGVDTTKYSPGTSKIKAEFAADRLFVYQGRIAPEKNVESLLRAWKQSDMGVNSKLLIVGDGSLKSSLEPFYGSESGIIWLGFVADEERRIEILRGADVFILPSLVEGLSLSLLEAMSCGLACLATDVGADGEVLEKGAGVIVNTKTVRSQLRTLLPLFQDHPELTTLLGQKARKRVLERYTLSDNITHLVELYTKILSQRPVPLSRGA from the coding sequence ATGCGTATAGCCTGGATTGGAAAAAAATCACCCTTTTGTGGCAATGTCACCTACAGTCGAGAAATTACAAATGCTTTGCTAGACCGGGGACATCAAGTTAGCTTTCTTCACTTTGCCCAAGAAGAATCTCAACCCAACAACTGGCCAAATTGCCAAGAAGTTTCCTTACCCTTCATTTATAAGTCCCAGGTTTACACAATTCCCACTTTTAAAGCGACTAAAGTCTTAACCGATTCCCTGCGGCAAATCAAGCCAGATATCGTCCATGCTTCCTTAACCTTATCTCCGCTTGACTTTGTTCTCCCAGAAATTTGTGAGGAATTAAATCTGCCTCTAATTGCGACTTTCCACACACCGTTTGCTGGCAAGGGAGCAAAGCTGATATCCGGAACACAATTTTTGGCTTATCAACTTTACGCTCCTTTTTTGGGTAACTACGATCGCGTAATTGTATTTTCCCAAATTCAGCGGGAATTATTGGCACGTCTGGGTGTGGGCGAAGAAAAGATAGCCGTCATTCCCAACGGTGTCGATACCACCAAATATTCTCCTGGTACTTCCAAAATCAAAGCGGAATTTGCCGCTGATCGCTTGTTTGTCTACCAAGGTCGCATCGCCCCAGAGAAAAACGTAGAATCCCTTCTGCGTGCTTGGAAGCAGTCAGATATGGGAGTTAATAGCAAGTTGCTAATAGTAGGCGATGGCTCTTTGAAGTCCTCTTTAGAGCCGTTTTATGGTTCAGAATCCGGCATTATCTGGCTAGGGTTTGTAGCGGATGAAGAGCGACGCATCGAAATTTTACGGGGAGCAGATGTATTTATTTTGCCTTCTTTAGTTGAGGGGCTTTCTTTATCTTTATTAGAGGCAATGTCCTGTGGACTAGCTTGTTTAGCAACAGATGTGGGTGCAGATGGCGAAGTATTAGAAAAGGGTGCAGGTGTGATTGTGAACACTAAAACAGTGCGATCGCAATTAAGAACGCTTTTGCCACTGTTCCAAGACCATCCAGAGTTAACAACTCTACTAGGGCAAAAAGCCAGAAAACGGGTGTTAGAACGCTATACCCTCAGCGATAACATCACTCATTTAGTAGAACTTTATACCAAAATTTTATCTCAGCGACCTGTACCGCTAAGTCGGGGAGCTTAG
- a CDS encoding Zn-dependent protease codes for MGKITQHPKSNTQKNLFLQRLLAALVLFIGTGLLVIFTNLQATGILTNSAPERPNPQPPSLLGKGAFVSPPLLGEGLGERSVNIASQQKLHPLPPTLAQWQDKTNSGDYFSQVTSTPVGYLVWSQFPLRVKVEAPKAVNEKQSQAWVNSVLQAVQEWNVYLPLVIVKQPEVADITIVQKAPPLQFSPDGKIPRARSAQTTYEVYINNNLLNHRFTILLSPSQTGEYLLAATRHELGHALGIWGHSQLQTDALYFSQVRKPPSISIRDVNTLKRVYQQPTSLGWSVTDGE; via the coding sequence ATGGGGAAAATCACCCAACACCCGAAATCTAACACCCAAAAAAATCTATTTTTACAGCGGTTGTTAGCAGCCTTGGTCTTATTTATAGGCACAGGGCTGTTAGTTATTTTTACTAATCTCCAAGCCACTGGCATTTTGACAAATTCTGCACCAGAGAGACCTAACCCCCAACCCCCTTCCCTACTAGGGAAGGGGGCTTTTGTTTCCCCTCCCCTCCTAGGGGAGGGGTTAGGGGAGAGGTCAGTTAATATTGCATCTCAACAAAAACTTCATCCCCTACCGCCCACATTGGCACAGTGGCAAGATAAAACTAATAGTGGTGATTACTTTTCTCAAGTTACATCCACCCCAGTTGGTTATTTAGTTTGGTCGCAGTTTCCCTTGAGGGTTAAGGTAGAAGCACCAAAAGCTGTTAACGAGAAACAATCCCAAGCATGGGTTAACAGCGTTTTGCAAGCGGTTCAGGAGTGGAATGTTTATTTACCTTTAGTAATAGTTAAACAGCCGGAAGTTGCTGATATTACAATTGTCCAAAAAGCGCCACCGCTTCAGTTTTCGCCCGATGGTAAAATCCCTCGTGCGCGTTCTGCTCAAACTACTTACGAAGTCTACATTAATAATAATCTTTTAAATCACCGGTTTACTATTCTGTTAAGTCCTAGTCAAACAGGTGAATATTTATTAGCAGCAACCCGTCATGAACTAGGTCACGCTTTGGGAATTTGGGGTCATAGTCAGTTACAAACTGATGCGCTTTATTTTTCCCAAGTTCGCAAACCGCCGTCTATTTCTATTAGAGATGTGAATACTTTGAAGCGGGTTTATCAACAGCCAACGAGTTTGGGTTGGTCTGTCACAGATGGAGAATAA
- a CDS encoding MFS transporter — protein MQSSDLDKKILPLSPSHTKKLEGASDPTVPNYLSAVPTISSQINSQEMSPKDVSPKAQNWISEIPSTDVNQQSEKTSDAQSTIAQSNGKGDASGENLQVATDIEKESTQLNGSGSGGDTVSGNVKPQGFWPVLKNPNFLALWGGQVFCQLADKVYLVLMIALINSQFQASDQSISGWVSALMMAFTIPAVLFGSVAGVFVDRWSKKVVLVATNAWRGILVLAIPLLLWLTHDWKPVGVLPVGFLIILGVTFLVSTLTQFFAPAEQAAIPLVVEEQHLLSANSLYTTTMMASVIVGFAVGEPLLAIADGLWFKLGGRGGLGKEILVGGSYAIAGLILFLLATNEKPHPPETEFPHVFADLRDGLRYLKANYRVRNALLQLVILFSVFAALTVLAVRMAEIIPNMKASQFGFLLASGGVGIAAGATILGQFGQRFSYQQLSLWGCLGMAVSLIGLSVFTTQLWIILLLLALLGVFGALVGIPMQTAIQTETPPEMRGKVFGLQNNVINIALTLPLALAGVAETFIGLQAVFLALAAIVFSGGILTWYNSRD, from the coding sequence ATGCAATCGTCTGATTTGGATAAGAAAATCCTGCCTTTGTCACCCAGCCACACCAAAAAACTTGAGGGGGCATCTGATCCTACAGTACCTAATTACCTGAGTGCTGTTCCCACCATATCCAGTCAAATCAATAGCCAAGAAATGTCCCCAAAAGACGTTTCCCCAAAGGCTCAAAATTGGATATCGGAAATACCATCAACCGATGTTAATCAGCAATCAGAAAAAACATCAGATGCTCAATCAACTATTGCCCAAAGCAATGGCAAAGGTGATGCCTCTGGGGAGAATTTACAAGTAGCGACTGACATAGAAAAAGAATCTACTCAATTAAATGGGTCTGGTTCAGGTGGGGATACAGTATCAGGTAATGTCAAACCGCAAGGGTTTTGGCCAGTATTGAAAAACCCTAATTTCCTAGCTCTTTGGGGTGGTCAAGTTTTTTGTCAACTAGCTGATAAAGTGTATCTGGTGCTAATGATTGCTTTGATTAACAGCCAGTTTCAGGCGAGCGATCAGAGCATTAGTGGTTGGGTGTCGGCTTTGATGATGGCTTTTACTATTCCAGCGGTGTTATTTGGTTCTGTCGCTGGTGTGTTTGTAGATCGCTGGTCAAAAAAAGTTGTGCTGGTGGCAACAAATGCTTGGCGCGGTATCCTGGTTTTGGCAATTCCTCTGCTGCTGTGGTTAACCCATGATTGGAAACCTGTGGGAGTTTTGCCAGTGGGTTTTCTGATCATTTTGGGTGTGACTTTTTTGGTTTCCACGCTGACGCAGTTTTTTGCACCGGCAGAACAGGCGGCTATTCCCTTGGTGGTGGAAGAACAGCATTTACTCTCGGCTAATTCCCTGTATACGACTACGATGATGGCGTCGGTGATTGTCGGGTTTGCTGTTGGGGAACCTCTATTAGCGATCGCCGATGGACTTTGGTTTAAGCTTGGTGGTCGTGGTGGACTGGGTAAAGAAATTTTGGTGGGAGGCAGTTACGCGATCGCTGGGCTAATTTTATTTCTGCTAGCAACTAACGAAAAACCTCACCCTCCCGAAACCGAATTTCCCCACGTTTTCGCAGACCTGCGGGATGGTTTGCGATACCTCAAAGCTAATTATCGTGTCCGCAATGCTTTATTGCAACTGGTCATCTTATTTTCTGTTTTTGCCGCTTTAACTGTTCTCGCCGTTCGCATGGCAGAAATTATTCCTAACATGAAAGCCTCCCAATTCGGCTTTTTACTAGCATCTGGTGGCGTTGGAATCGCGGCTGGGGCTACAATTCTTGGTCAATTTGGTCAACGCTTCTCCTATCAGCAGCTAAGTCTGTGGGGTTGTTTAGGCATGGCAGTTTCCCTGATTGGTTTGTCGGTATTCACCACCCAGCTATGGATTATCCTGCTATTGCTGGCACTTTTGGGTGTCTTTGGGGCCTTAGTTGGTATCCCGATGCAAACTGCAATTCAAACAGAAACACCACCAGAAATGCGTGGCAAAGTATTTGGACTGCAAAACAATGTGATTAACATCGCCCTCACCTTACCTTTGGCGTTAGCAGGTGTGGCAGAAACCTTTATCGGATTGCAGGCGGTTTTTTTGGCACTAGCTGCGATCGTCTTCTCAGGAGGTATATTAACCTGGTATAACTCCCGTGATTAG
- a CDS encoding ABC-F family ATP-binding cassette domain-containing protein — MLRLEHISKIYPTGEVLKDINWEVKPGDRIGLVGVNGAGKSTQLKIISGEMEPTAGEIIRPSSLHIAYLNQEFEVDPTRTVREEFWTVFKEANEVQMALAHIPQQMEAANPEELDELIHKLDRLQRQFEALDGYNLDSRIGKILPEMGFQLEDGDRLVSAFSGGWQMRMSLGKILLQKPDLLLLDEPTNHLDLETIEWLENYLRGLITPMVIVSHDREFLDRLCNQIVETERGVSACYLGNYSAYLQQKAENQSAQLSAYERQQKELEKQQTFVDRFRASATRSTQAKSREKQLDKIERIEAPIAGVRTLHFRFPPAPRSGREVVEIKDLTHIYDDKILFLATNLLIERGDRIAFLGPNGAGKSTLLRVIMGMEPPTEGSVQLGDHNVIPGYFEQNQAEALDLKKTVMETIHDEVPDWKNEEVRTLLGRFLFAGDTVFKQVAALSGGEKARLALAKMLLRPANLLILDEPTNHLDIPAKEMLEEALQNYDGTAIVVSHDRYFISQVANKIVEIRDGEFRVYLGDYHYYLQKIAEEKEQAKLAAIAAEKAAKKAAKAAKSTTKGK; from the coding sequence ATGCTAAGACTAGAACATATAAGTAAAATTTATCCTACAGGCGAAGTTCTTAAAGATATCAATTGGGAAGTTAAGCCAGGCGATCGCATCGGCTTAGTCGGCGTTAACGGTGCGGGGAAATCCACCCAACTGAAAATCATCTCTGGGGAAATGGAACCCACCGCTGGCGAAATCATTCGCCCTTCTAGCCTACATATAGCTTACCTCAACCAAGAGTTTGAGGTTGACCCCACCCGCACGGTGAGAGAAGAATTTTGGACTGTTTTCAAAGAAGCCAACGAAGTCCAGATGGCTTTAGCTCATATACCACAACAGATGGAAGCTGCTAATCCAGAAGAACTGGATGAACTAATCCACAAGTTAGACCGATTACAGCGGCAGTTTGAAGCTTTAGACGGCTACAACTTAGACTCACGCATTGGGAAAATTTTACCAGAAATGGGTTTTCAGTTAGAAGATGGCGATCGCCTCGTCAGTGCTTTTAGCGGCGGTTGGCAGATGCGGATGAGTTTGGGTAAGATACTTCTGCAAAAACCTGATTTATTGCTGCTGGACGAACCGACAAACCATCTAGACTTAGAAACCATTGAGTGGCTGGAAAATTACCTCAGAGGGCTAATTACCCCAATGGTGATAGTTTCCCATGACCGAGAGTTCCTTGACCGCCTCTGCAACCAAATTGTCGAAACTGAACGCGGCGTTTCCGCTTGTTACCTCGGCAATTACTCAGCATACCTACAACAAAAAGCCGAAAATCAATCAGCACAACTAAGCGCCTACGAACGCCAGCAGAAAGAACTAGAAAAACAGCAAACCTTTGTAGATAGGTTCCGCGCCAGTGCTACCCGCAGCACCCAAGCGAAAAGCCGGGAAAAGCAACTAGATAAAATTGAGCGCATTGAAGCACCGATTGCGGGTGTGAGAACCCTGCACTTCCGCTTTCCTCCCGCACCCCGCAGCGGCCGGGAAGTGGTGGAGATTAAGGATTTAACCCATATCTATGATGATAAAATCCTGTTTTTGGCAACAAATCTCCTGATTGAAAGAGGCGATCGCATTGCTTTCTTAGGACCCAACGGTGCCGGCAAATCTACGCTGTTGCGCGTGATCATGGGTATGGAACCACCCACAGAAGGCAGCGTTCAATTAGGTGATCACAACGTCATCCCCGGTTACTTTGAACAAAATCAAGCGGAAGCTTTGGACTTGAAGAAAACTGTCATGGAAACTATCCATGATGAAGTTCCCGACTGGAAAAATGAAGAAGTCCGCACACTCTTGGGACGCTTTTTGTTTGCTGGTGACACTGTATTTAAGCAAGTTGCGGCATTGAGTGGGGGAGAAAAAGCGCGTCTGGCATTAGCAAAAATGCTCTTGCGCCCAGCGAATTTACTAATTCTCGATGAGCCGACCAATCACTTAGATATTCCAGCTAAAGAAATGTTGGAAGAAGCTCTACAAAACTATGATGGCACGGCAATTGTGGTTTCCCACGACCGCTATTTTATCTCTCAAGTAGCTAATAAAATCGTGGAAATTCGTGATGGTGAATTCCGAGTTTACTTAGGAGACTATCATTACTATCTCCAGAAAATTGCCGAAGAAAAAGAACAGGCAAAGTTAGCGGCGATAGCGGCGGAAAAAGCTGCTAAAAAAGCGGCAAAAGCTGCTAAATCTACTACGAAAGGTAAATGA
- a CDS encoding Rpn family recombination-promoting nuclease/putative transposase: protein MKTDSIFYRLFQELPSIFFELIGNSPETASVYQFSSVEVKQTALRIDGVFLPTQTKDNPIYFLEVQFQPDGEIYSRLFTEICLYLRQNKPENDWGAVILYPNRSIDTGNIKHYREFFSSKRVRRIYLDELGESASLTLGIATIKLVAADEDIAISQARELIDRTRQELNFQLQQQILQLIETILFYKFPTMSRQEVEAMFGLSEFKQTRVYQETLEEGKREGKLIAVPYMLAAGLSVEQVATALSLNVEEVRQVAQQQLPSLPGDS, encoded by the coding sequence GTGAAAACCGACAGCATATTTTATCGATTATTTCAAGAATTACCCAGCATCTTTTTTGAACTTATTGGTAATTCTCCAGAAACAGCTAGTGTTTATCAATTTTCATCAGTTGAAGTTAAACAAACAGCTTTGAGAATTGATGGTGTTTTTCTTCCTACACAGACAAAAGATAACCCTATTTACTTTTTAGAAGTACAGTTTCAACCGGATGGGGAAATTTACTCACGTCTGTTTACAGAAATCTGCCTTTATCTACGCCAAAATAAACCGGAAAATGATTGGGGTGCTGTGATTCTATACCCAAACCGGAGTATAGATACAGGAAACATCAAACATTATCGAGAATTCTTTAGCAGTAAGCGAGTCAGACGTATTTATCTAGATGAATTAGGTGAATCTGCATCTTTAACTCTTGGCATTGCTACTATTAAATTAGTAGCTGCCGATGAAGATATAGCAATTTCCCAAGCCAGAGAGTTGATAGATAGAACAAGACAAGAGTTGAACTTTCAATTACAGCAGCAAATATTACAATTGATAGAGACTATCTTGTTTTACAAGTTTCCCACAATGAGCAGACAAGAGGTAGAAGCAATGTTTGGATTAAGTGAGTTTAAGCAAACGCGAGTTTATCAGGAAACCTTGGAAGAAGGTAAGCGGGAAGGAAAACTAATAGCAGTTCCCTATATGCTGGCAGCAGGTTTAAGTGTGGAACAGGTAGCTACAGCATTAAGTTTAAATGTTGAAGAAGTGAGGCAGGTAGCACAACAGCAGCTTCCTAGTCTTCCAGGTGATAGTTAA
- a CDS encoding orange carotenoid protein N-terminal domain-containing protein, with translation MALTIQSAQSIFSNTQVPSPIPATIALFDQLNVDDQLAYLWYAYTEMGKTITPAAPGSARLQLAEGLLTQIKLMSPEEQTKVMRDLANRADTPISRSYGFFSVNTKLAFWFELGELMKKGLVAPIPSGYQMSPGVQFVLEATKKLDPGQQITVLRNTVVDMGFDTSDLGPSSYPKAVAEPAFQRTTPTISSVKIEGVTEPAVLGYIEAMNADNFDAAIALFTADGALQPPFQKPIVGREAIAKYMREEAQGLNMMPQMGICDVQPDGSKQLKVTGVVQTPWFGVTVGMNISWRFLINPEGKIFFVAIDMLASPQELMNLRRV, from the coding sequence ATGGCTTTAACTATCCAGTCTGCTCAAAGTATTTTTTCTAACACTCAAGTTCCTAGCCCGATTCCCGCAACTATCGCATTGTTCGATCAACTTAACGTTGATGATCAACTGGCATATCTCTGGTATGCCTACACAGAAATGGGTAAGACAATTACGCCCGCAGCACCTGGATCTGCACGCCTGCAACTAGCGGAAGGTTTGCTAACCCAAATTAAGCTGATGTCTCCTGAAGAGCAAACCAAAGTGATGCGGGATCTTGCCAACCGTGCTGATACTCCCATCAGCCGTTCTTATGGATTCTTCAGTGTCAATACCAAACTGGCTTTCTGGTTTGAGTTAGGAGAGTTGATGAAAAAGGGACTTGTAGCTCCCATTCCCAGTGGTTATCAAATGTCTCCTGGTGTGCAATTTGTGCTAGAAGCAACCAAGAAGCTAGATCCAGGTCAACAAATCACAGTATTGCGGAATACCGTAGTAGACATGGGATTTGATACTTCTGATCTGGGTCCAAGTAGTTATCCAAAAGCAGTTGCAGAACCGGCTTTCCAACGTACAACTCCAACTATTTCCTCGGTCAAGATTGAAGGTGTCACAGAGCCTGCTGTATTGGGCTACATTGAAGCCATGAACGCAGATAACTTTGATGCGGCTATTGCTTTATTCACTGCTGACGGTGCGCTGCAACCACCATTCCAGAAGCCGATTGTTGGTCGGGAAGCGATCGCAAAATATATGCGTGAAGAAGCCCAAGGACTGAACATGATGCCACAAATGGGTATCTGCGACGTTCAACCAGATGGCTCTAAGCAGCTAAAAGTTACAGGTGTAGTCCAAACTCCTTGGTTTGGTGTTACTGTAGGCATGAATATTTCTTGGCGCTTTTTAATCAATCCCGAAGGAAAAATCTTCTTCGTAGCGATTGATATGCTTGCATCTCCCCAAGAACTCATGAACCTGCGTCGCGTGTAA
- the gpmI gene encoding 2,3-bisphosphoglycerate-independent phosphoglycerate mutase, translated as MTKAPVAPVVLVILDGWGYCEETRGNAIVAAKTPIVESLWAAYPHTLICTSGKAVGLPEGQMGNSEVGHLNIGAGRVVPQELVRISDAVEDGSIASNPALVKICQEVRDRHGKLHLVGLCSEGGVHSHITHLFGLLDLAKDQQLSQVCIHAITDGRDTAPSEGKKAIGQLQDYIDRNGVGQIATISGRYYAMDRDRRWDRVQRAYDVMTQDGAGNGLTAVEVLQASYAEGVTDEFVLPVRIAPGAIEPGDGVIFFNFRPDRSRQLTQALVSPKFNGFGRQQITPLSFVTFTQYDPELPVSVAFAPQNLSNILGEIIANHGLKQFRTAETEKYAHVTYFFNGGLEEPFAGEDRELVSSPMVATYDKEPAMSAAAVTDVAIAAIQKGIYSLVVMNYANPDMVGHTGQIPATVTAIETVDRCLGRLIDTIGKAGGTTIITADHGNAEYMLDDEGNPWTAHTTNPVPFILVEGEKVKIPGYGTNVELRNDGKLADIAPTLLEILQLPQPPEMTGRSLLKVAEYDLQRTRTPAQVGL; from the coding sequence ATGACCAAAGCACCTGTTGCTCCTGTGGTGCTAGTCATTTTAGATGGATGGGGCTACTGTGAGGAGACGCGAGGAAACGCCATTGTCGCTGCCAAAACTCCAATCGTGGAAAGTTTATGGGCAGCTTATCCGCACACCCTCATCTGCACATCAGGAAAAGCCGTAGGGTTGCCAGAAGGTCAAATGGGCAACTCGGAAGTTGGTCATTTGAATATTGGCGCTGGGCGTGTGGTACCCCAAGAACTGGTACGCATTTCCGATGCAGTAGAAGACGGTTCTATTGCCTCAAACCCAGCACTTGTCAAAATTTGCCAGGAAGTTCGCGATCGCCATGGCAAGTTGCATTTAGTAGGGCTTTGTTCTGAGGGAGGGGTACATTCCCACATTACCCATCTATTTGGACTACTTGACTTAGCCAAGGATCAGCAACTTTCACAAGTTTGTATCCACGCCATTACCGATGGTCGCGACACTGCCCCCTCTGAGGGCAAAAAAGCCATCGGTCAACTACAAGACTACATAGACCGCAACGGGGTTGGGCAAATAGCCACCATCAGCGGCCGCTATTACGCAATGGATCGCGATCGCCGTTGGGATCGAGTCCAACGTGCCTACGATGTAATGACACAAGATGGTGCAGGTAATGGACTCACGGCGGTGGAAGTCTTGCAAGCATCTTACGCCGAAGGGGTGACCGACGAGTTCGTTCTACCAGTACGAATTGCCCCCGGCGCTATTGAACCAGGGGATGGGGTCATATTCTTCAATTTCCGCCCCGACCGCTCTAGACAACTGACTCAAGCTCTTGTCAGTCCCAAGTTTAACGGTTTTGGAAGACAGCAAATCACCCCACTGTCCTTTGTCACCTTTACTCAATACGATCCAGAGTTACCAGTGTCTGTAGCTTTTGCGCCGCAGAATTTGAGTAACATTCTGGGGGAAATCATCGCCAATCATGGACTAAAACAGTTTCGTACCGCCGAAACAGAGAAATACGCCCATGTTACCTACTTCTTTAATGGAGGTTTGGAAGAACCTTTTGCTGGAGAAGACCGGGAACTAGTCAGCAGTCCAATGGTAGCGACTTACGACAAAGAACCAGCGATGTCTGCTGCTGCTGTCACAGATGTGGCGATCGCTGCTATTCAAAAGGGCATCTACTCCCTAGTGGTGATGAACTATGCCAACCCAGACATGGTAGGGCATACTGGACAAATACCAGCGACAGTTACAGCCATTGAAACGGTAGATCGCTGTTTGGGTCGCCTGATTGATACTATAGGCAAAGCCGGTGGGACAACAATTATTACTGCTGACCACGGCAACGCTGAGTATATGCTAGATGATGAAGGTAATCCCTGGACAGCACATACTACCAACCCAGTGCCCTTCATCCTGGTAGAAGGTGAGAAAGTCAAAATCCCCGGATATGGTACAAATGTCGAACTGCGAAACGATGGCAAGCTGGCCGACATTGCCCCCACGCTTCTAGAGATTTTACAGTTGCCTCAGCCACCAGAAATGACGGGGCGATCGCTATTAAAAGTTGCAGAATATGACTTGCAACGCACTCGTACACCCGCGCAAGTAGGGCTGTAG